From the Theobroma cacao cultivar B97-61/B2 chromosome 2, Criollo_cocoa_genome_V2, whole genome shotgun sequence genome, one window contains:
- the LOC18610495 gene encoding protein NIM1-INTERACTING 2: protein MTKLKSREEDDGDRCQTGKEMEGEKRKSEFNDAVLKASQKRARWDENGEEETTTVTDEEVEEFFAILKRIHVAVNYFKKVNGDVRSLTELEKAESLNWGRNAEVDGGEKEENVGLDLNADPGTGSDPF, encoded by the coding sequence atgacAAAACTGAAAAGTCGAGAAGAGGACGACGGTGACAGGTGTCAGACGGGGAAGGAGATGGAGGGGGAGAAGCGAAAGTCGGAGTTCAACGATGCCGTTTTGAAAGCGTCTCAGAAGAGGGCGAGATGGGATGAAAACGGAGAGGAGGAGACGACGACGGTGACGGACGAGGAGGTGGAGGAATTCTTCGCGATCCTCAAGCGTATACACGTGGCGGTAAATTATTTCAAGAAGGTTAACGGCGACGTGCGCAGCTTGACGGAGCTGGAAAAGGCGGAGTCGCTGAATTGGGGGCGGAACGCTGAAGTTGACGGCGGTGAAAAGGAGGAGAATGTGGGCTTGGACTTGAATGCAGATCCGGGTACAGGTTCAGACCCGTTTTAA